One window of the Xiphias gladius isolate SHS-SW01 ecotype Sanya breed wild chromosome 11, ASM1685928v1, whole genome shotgun sequence genome contains the following:
- the LOC120796172 gene encoding monocarboxylate transporter 12-B-like, whose product MAVTKELKGGRRTSPTPPEGGWGWMIVAGCFLATICIRAVTRCVSMFFVEFQLHFERDYSTTAWIHSLIDSTTMLCAPLGGFLGSRLSCKATVILGGLLSAAGLVISSFATSLEYLYIFLGILTGLGFALSYTPAIAMVGRYFSERKALAYGIALSGSGIGTFILAPVVQLLIEYYSWRGALLILGGFVSNLCVCGALMKPLEPRGSETIWENNLTNLEQDCMTTVLDSKDTEQVTTDCSQVEPKQLEISNLKETQGLLITNGALKNIGFENNKLGQGNIALLSRPTGMKIAECILFSNKLTETMLGELKHSDSKLANGSTIEDMKLVESRNLNNKSADMDSKIEVSGLTEAKPTDACHLDKFVSPPPELLVSPKTSSRDCGFCLKSREEFGFLLIPDFLILSVSFLFLAYGCSAPVVYLVPYALSVGVEYQHAAFLMSIFGISGIVGNITFGWLTDRKCLKRYRMLCYMVAIGMEGLCCMFIPFLHSFSLLVPLSILYGYFDGAYVALIPVVTSDIVGSTYLTSSLGVVYFLHAIPYLVSPPIGGWLVDRTGNYAATFFLSGASFMFSSVVLVGTLLVRHCRRSDSNSTAHLSLNHTTAEQGII is encoded by the exons ATGGCAGTCACCAAGGAGCTCAAAGGAGGCAGAAGGACGTCACCAACCCCACCCGAAGGCGGCTGGGGCTGGATGATCGTCGCGGGCTGTTTCCTCGCCACCATCTGCATCCGGGCAGTGACCag ATGTGTTTCCATGTTCTTTGTGGAGTTCCAGCTGCACTTTGAGAGGGATTATTCCACCACCGCCTGGATCCACAGTCTGATTGACTCCACCACCATGCTATGTG cTCCTCTGGGTGGTTTCCTTGGGAGCCGTCTCTCCTGCAAAGCCACAGTGATTCTGGGAggtctgctgtctgctgctggtcTGGTCATCAGCTCCTTTGCTACCAGTCTGGAATATCTCTACATTTTCCTGGGCATCCTTACAG GTCTTGGCTTTGCTCTCAGCTACACACCAGCCATAGCGATGGTTGGGAGGTACTTCAGTGAGAGGAAAGCTCTGGCCTATGGCATCGCCCTGTCTG GTAGTGGCATTGGGACCTTCATCCTGGCTCCCGTAGTCCAACTGCTTATCGAGTATTACTCTTGGAGAGGAGCGCTGCTCATCCTGGGAGGATTTGTTTCcaacctgtgtgtctgtggtgctCTGATGAAGCCGCTGGAACCAAGAGGAAGTGAAAC GATATGGGAGAACAACTTGACTAACCTGGAGCAGGATTGCATGACGACAGTTCTGGATTCCAAAGACACTGAGCAAGTAACTACTGACTGCAGCCAAGTGGAGCCAAAGCAGCTTGAAATAAGCAACTTAAAGGAAACTCAAGGGCTACTCATAACCAACGGAGCACTCAAAAACATTggatttgaaaacaacaaactagGTCAGGGCAACATAGCACTGCTGTCAAGACCAACGGGTATGAAGATAGctgaatgcattttatttagCAACAAGCTAACAGAGACAATGCTTGGGGAGCTCAAACACTCAGATTCTAAATTAGCAAATGGCAGCACGATTGAGGACATGAAATTGGTGGAAAGCAGGAACTTGAACAATAAGTCCGCCGACATGGATTCTAAGATAGAAGTCTCAGGACTCACTGAAGCCAAACCAACAGATGCCTGTCACTTAGATAAATTTGTTAGCCCTCCTCCAGAGCTATTAGTGAGCCCCAAAACTTCTTCCAGAGATTGCGGATTTTGCCTCAAATCCAGGGAGGAGTTTGGATTTCTTTTGATACCCGACTTCTTGATTCTGTCGGTGTCCTTCCTGTTTTTGGCGTATGGCTGCAGCGCTCCAGTAGTTTACCTGGTTCCTTACGCCCTTAGTGTGGGGGTGGAGTACCAGCACGCTGCCTTCCTCATGTCCATATTTGGAATCAGCGGCATTGTGGGGAACATCACCTTTGGATGGCTCACGGACAGGAA GTGTCTGAAGAGGTATCGCATGCTGTGCTACATGGTGGCAATTGGCATGGAGGGCCTCTGCTGTATGTTCATCCCCTTCCTtcactccttctccctcctggTCCCACTCTCCATACTCTACGGGTACTTTGACGGAGCATATGTAGCGCTCATCCCAGTGGTGACCTCTGACATCGTGGGCTCAACCTATCTCACCTCCAGTCTGGGTGTGGTCTATTTCCTGCATGCCATCCCCTACCTGGTCAGCCCACCGATAGGAG gTTGGTTAGTAGACAGGACAGGCAACTACGCAGCAACCTTCTTCCTCAGCGGGGCTTCCTTTATGTTCAGCTCTGTGGTGCTAGTAGGTACCCTGTTAGTCAGACACTGCCGGAGGTCTGACTCTAACTCAACTGCACATTTAAGTCTCAATCACACTACAGCTGAGCAGGGCATCATATGA